A single region of the Granulicella aggregans genome encodes:
- a CDS encoding beta-glucosidase family protein gives MNFRHLAVFAVLSTAIAVSVGAQVTPPEKVDEARIDKLLQQMTLEEKMNLIRGAVEPDATYQGQAGYLPGVPRLGVPSLRMADGPPGVLTKNAGQAQTATMGVAATWSTKDAEQNGVAIGRQARSLGIDVVLQPFINIDRDITFARAYNTLGEDPLLNGAMGAAEIKGEQAQGVMSQAKHFVAYDSDSYNVFVDQQALHEVYVAPFDAAIKAGVASIMCSYNRLNGKFACGNSDGLKTILRDELGFKGFITSDWGGVHNVHFLNEGLTMEMPGAADPVSPLASLIHNYFVTVPPQGPPPAPLDPAALAGMLGGSIPEEKGAAGMDVNAFPMDSDPATMKDALKDGSITEATITAAARRVLYEIARFGYLDGKQKHDVTPQDLEGNGAIIEKTAEDAAVLLKNEGGILPLKQSESVALIGPTAGQVDAIGTFGERSPGIPARQVSPLAAMKKLAPKTEVNFAVADDLTGATIPASALSHGGQPGLERTDASGSAMVDLSVDFTQTNGKPLPPNTVAIWKGDLTVPADGDYWLYLQVLGTRAILSIDGKEIGRTGAAKGAVHGDIQYATQDGGLPTTDGLDNVRRSIQLTKGAHAIEIRTSLDTSSAPVQVRLNWSTPEARERDHDAAVAAAKSSKTAVVFVWTRDKPHFRLPGDQDKLIEDIAAVNPNTVVVLNSSQPVAMPWIDKVKGVVEMWWTGDEGGPAEAKILLGLANPGGKLPMTWGKTLGDYPATSPAHPERSSAGVDGKTTFSEGVLVGYRWFDDQKIEPLFPFGFGLSYTKFAMSDVKVKPSAGGGAEVSVKVKNTGAVAGDEVAEVYLEAPKSKPEGVQFAPKTLAAFDRISLKPGEEREVKLTIAPRAFEYWSVEKKTWIRPEGTRMVWVGDSSRDLTLKAEVK, from the coding sequence ATGAACTTCCGCCATCTTGCTGTCTTTGCCGTTCTTTCAACCGCGATCGCCGTATCGGTGGGCGCCCAGGTGACGCCGCCCGAGAAGGTGGACGAGGCCCGAATCGACAAGCTGCTGCAACAGATGACGCTGGAAGAGAAGATGAACCTGATCCGCGGCGCTGTGGAGCCGGACGCGACGTACCAGGGACAGGCGGGCTATCTGCCGGGAGTGCCGCGCCTTGGAGTGCCGTCGCTGCGCATGGCCGATGGGCCTCCGGGCGTGTTGACGAAGAATGCAGGGCAGGCGCAGACGGCGACCATGGGCGTTGCCGCAACGTGGAGCACAAAGGACGCCGAACAGAATGGCGTGGCCATTGGCCGGCAGGCGCGGTCGCTGGGGATAGATGTTGTGCTGCAGCCCTTCATCAACATCGATCGCGACATCACCTTTGCGCGCGCTTACAACACGCTGGGCGAGGACCCTCTCTTGAACGGAGCGATGGGCGCGGCCGAGATCAAGGGCGAACAAGCGCAGGGAGTGATGTCGCAGGCCAAACACTTTGTTGCCTATGACTCCGATTCTTATAACGTCTTCGTCGATCAACAAGCACTCCACGAAGTCTATGTCGCGCCCTTTGACGCCGCGATCAAAGCAGGCGTGGCGTCGATCATGTGTTCCTACAACCGGCTGAATGGCAAGTTTGCCTGCGGTAACTCCGACGGGCTGAAGACGATCTTGCGCGACGAACTCGGTTTCAAAGGCTTCATCACCTCGGACTGGGGCGGGGTACACAACGTCCATTTCCTGAACGAAGGTCTGACGATGGAGATGCCAGGGGCAGCCGATCCGGTAAGCCCGCTCGCTTCGCTGATCCACAACTACTTCGTGACCGTTCCGCCGCAGGGGCCTCCTCCTGCTCCGCTCGACCCCGCAGCGCTTGCAGGGATGCTCGGCGGTTCCATCCCTGAAGAGAAGGGCGCGGCAGGCATGGACGTCAACGCCTTCCCGATGGACTCCGACCCGGCGACGATGAAAGACGCGCTCAAGGATGGTTCGATCACCGAGGCGACCATCACAGCGGCCGCGCGGCGTGTGCTCTACGAGATTGCGCGCTTTGGATATCTGGATGGCAAGCAGAAACACGATGTCACTCCGCAGGATCTTGAAGGCAACGGCGCGATCATCGAAAAGACCGCCGAAGACGCTGCTGTTCTGCTGAAGAATGAGGGCGGCATTCTCCCGCTCAAGCAGAGCGAAAGCGTCGCGCTGATTGGCCCTACCGCAGGGCAGGTGGATGCCATCGGCACCTTTGGCGAGCGCTCGCCTGGCATCCCTGCCCGGCAAGTATCGCCGCTGGCAGCCATGAAAAAGCTCGCGCCAAAGACGGAGGTCAACTTCGCCGTGGCCGACGATCTCACTGGAGCCACCATCCCTGCCAGCGCTTTGAGCCACGGCGGACAGCCTGGATTGGAGCGGACGGACGCTTCGGGCAGCGCGATGGTCGATTTGTCGGTGGACTTTACGCAGACGAACGGTAAGCCGCTGCCGCCCAACACGGTAGCCATATGGAAGGGCGACCTGACCGTCCCCGCTGATGGGGACTACTGGCTCTACCTGCAGGTCCTCGGAACCCGCGCGATCCTCAGCATCGACGGCAAGGAGATCGGCCGCACCGGCGCTGCCAAGGGCGCAGTGCACGGCGACATCCAGTACGCCACCCAGGACGGCGGTCTTCCGACCACGGACGGTCTCGACAACGTCCGGCGCTCAATCCAACTCACCAAGGGAGCACACGCAATCGAGATCAGGACGTCCCTCGACACCTCCAGCGCTCCGGTGCAGGTTCGCCTGAACTGGTCCACTCCCGAGGCTCGCGAGCGCGATCACGATGCGGCGGTTGCGGCGGCGAAGTCTTCAAAGACCGCTGTCGTCTTTGTATGGACGCGTGACAAGCCGCACTTCCGACTGCCGGGAGATCAGGACAAGCTGATTGAGGACATCGCTGCGGTGAATCCGAACACGGTGGTTGTTCTGAACTCGAGCCAGCCGGTGGCGATGCCCTGGATCGATAAGGTGAAGGGCGTGGTGGAGATGTGGTGGACCGGTGACGAGGGTGGACCAGCCGAGGCGAAGATCCTGCTCGGGCTGGCGAATCCCGGCGGCAAGCTGCCGATGACCTGGGGCAAGACGCTTGGGGACTATCCGGCAACCTCGCCTGCTCATCCGGAGCGGTCGTCAGCGGGCGTCGATGGCAAGACGACCTTCTCGGAAGGCGTACTGGTCGGCTACCGCTGGTTCGACGACCAGAAGATTGAGCCGCTGTTCCCGTTCGGGTTCGGGCTGTCGTATACGAAGTTCGCCATGTCGGACGTGAAGGTGAAGCCGAGTGCAGGCGGTGGTGCTGAAGTTTCCGTGAAGGTAAAGAACACGGGAGCGGTCGCGGGCGATGAAGTGGCAGAGGTCTATCTCGAAGCACCGAAGTCGAAGCCTGAAGGCGTGCAGTTCGCGCCGAAGACGCTGGCGGCATTCGACCGGATCTCGCTCAAGCCGGGTGAGGAGCGTGAGGTCAAACTGACGATTGCTCCGCGCGCGTTTGAGTACTGGTCGGTCGAGAAGAAGACGTGGATTAGGCCTGAAGGGACGCGGATGGTATGGGTGGGGGATTCGTCGCGCGACCTGACCTTGAAGGCGGAGGTGAAGTAA
- a CDS encoding leucyl aminopeptidase, whose amino-acid sequence MDTKLISQDLATVATPLLAVFAVDTAEPKSEKPSLSLLTTNEAVSAAVAAVLTSGEFKAAVGDTVVIHAPAGLAAERLLIIGLGKKKSLSLDELRKGGGTAVRAAKPRGLREVAIAFPTLETISAAHAARVIAEGIELSDIDYDTYKSDRKDLSVTTATVVISAPSAEIEAGVEEGRIIGASQNFTRELVNEPGNILTPTVLGQRAAAMCAEVGLKCEVYSTEKLHELKMGSFWAVSQGSAEPPALIVMTYEPEVAQAEGAPVIGLVGKGITFDTGGISIKPADGMEKMKYDMAGAGAMIGAMRAIALLKPAVKVISVVCSAENMPDGKAFKPGDVVTAMSGKTIEIVNTDAEGRLVLADGLHYAKTLGCTHLINAATLTGAVAIALGKLNVGLFSNDDATVEKFTSGLAVSGEKYWRLPCTDDYADQIKSPIADIQNTGITRYGGSITAAMFLKEFVGETPWIHLDIAAMAWNDETKPWLAKGPSGIAVRSITEWVRSYAE is encoded by the coding sequence ATGGATACGAAGCTGATCAGCCAGGACCTCGCCACCGTTGCAACGCCTCTGCTTGCCGTCTTTGCCGTCGACACCGCCGAACCAAAGAGCGAGAAGCCTTCGCTGAGCTTGCTGACGACCAATGAAGCGGTGTCGGCTGCCGTAGCGGCCGTCCTCACTTCGGGCGAATTCAAGGCCGCAGTTGGCGACACCGTCGTGATCCACGCGCCCGCTGGCCTTGCCGCAGAGCGCCTGCTGATCATCGGGCTTGGCAAGAAAAAGTCTCTCTCGCTCGATGAGCTTCGCAAGGGCGGCGGCACCGCCGTTCGCGCCGCGAAACCTCGTGGCCTGCGCGAGGTCGCCATCGCCTTCCCCACGCTCGAGACGATTTCGGCTGCCCATGCTGCTCGCGTCATCGCCGAAGGTATTGAGCTCTCGGACATCGACTACGACACGTACAAGAGCGACCGCAAGGACCTCTCCGTTACCACAGCAACTGTCGTCATCTCCGCACCCAGCGCTGAGATTGAGGCGGGCGTCGAAGAAGGCCGCATAATCGGAGCCTCCCAGAACTTCACCCGCGAGCTGGTCAATGAGCCGGGAAACATTTTGACCCCGACGGTGCTCGGCCAGCGGGCCGCCGCCATGTGCGCGGAGGTCGGCCTGAAGTGCGAGGTCTACTCCACCGAAAAGCTGCACGAGTTGAAGATGGGCTCGTTCTGGGCCGTCTCGCAGGGATCAGCCGAACCACCCGCGCTCATCGTCATGACCTACGAGCCGGAAGTGGCCCAGGCAGAAGGCGCACCCGTCATCGGACTCGTCGGTAAGGGCATCACCTTCGACACCGGCGGCATCTCCATCAAGCCCGCCGACGGCATGGAGAAGATGAAGTACGACATGGCCGGCGCTGGAGCGATGATCGGCGCGATGCGCGCCATCGCGCTGCTGAAGCCCGCCGTCAAGGTCATCAGCGTTGTCTGTTCTGCTGAGAATATGCCCGATGGGAAGGCCTTCAAGCCGGGCGACGTGGTCACCGCCATGTCGGGCAAGACCATCGAGATCGTCAACACCGACGCTGAAGGCCGGCTTGTACTCGCCGATGGTTTGCACTATGCGAAGACGCTCGGCTGCACCCATCTCATCAACGCGGCTACTCTCACGGGTGCTGTAGCTATTGCGTTGGGCAAGCTCAACGTCGGGTTGTTCTCAAACGACGACGCGACGGTAGAAAAGTTCACCAGCGGCCTCGCCGTCTCGGGCGAAAAGTACTGGCGTCTCCCCTGCACCGACGACTACGCCGACCAGATCAAGAGCCCCATCGCCGATATCCAGAACACCGGCATCACGCGCTATGGCGGGTCGATTACGGCGGCAATGTTCCTCAAGGAGTTCGTCGGAGAGACGCCGTGGATCCACCTCGATATCGCAGCTATGGCCTGGAACGACGAGACCAAACCTTGGCTCGCCAAAGGCCCATCCGGGATTGCAGTCCGCTCCATCACAGAGTGGGTCAGAAGCTACGCGGAGTAG
- a CDS encoding RNA polymerase sigma factor, with the protein MDKAEQDVIKRILAGDTDRYRILMDRHLPTVLRMTLRITGSVEDAEEAAQEAFLRAYNNLASFRKDANFGTWVYRIAANCALNLIERRHRDPSWNAVPIDGTPQAESVLLSERPDPEAEVLHAEALLRRDALLNCLTPMERSAFVLRHFEEQPIVVVAAALDVTANTARQTIFRAVSKLRRQFAPVTPVSSTTFSPSRFARES; encoded by the coding sequence ATGGACAAAGCTGAGCAAGACGTCATCAAGCGAATCCTCGCCGGTGATACCGACAGGTATCGCATCCTGATGGATCGGCATCTGCCCACCGTTCTCCGTATGACCCTCCGGATCACCGGATCGGTCGAGGATGCGGAAGAGGCGGCGCAGGAGGCGTTTCTTCGCGCATACAACAACCTCGCTTCGTTTCGGAAGGACGCTAATTTCGGTACCTGGGTCTACCGCATCGCAGCCAACTGCGCACTCAACCTGATCGAGCGTCGGCACCGCGATCCGTCCTGGAATGCGGTGCCAATCGATGGCACTCCTCAAGCCGAAAGTGTCCTCCTGTCGGAGCGGCCAGATCCTGAGGCGGAGGTGCTTCATGCTGAGGCACTCCTCCGGCGAGATGCTCTGCTAAATTGCCTCACACCGATGGAACGCAGCGCCTTTGTCCTTCGCCATTTCGAGGAGCAACCCATCGTCGTCGTCGCTGCGGCGCTGGACGTTACCGCAAATACTGCTCGCCAGACAATCTTTCGTGCCGTATCCAAGCTGCGCCGCCAGTTCGCGCCCGTGACTCCGGTCTCATCCACAACCTTTTCTCCATCCCGTTTCGCGAGGGAGTCGTAA
- a CDS encoding RidA family protein, whose product MPRQIVFTPKAAKPPATYSQAVKAAGLVFVSGTAPHDPATGTIKGTTIQEQTRQCLENISAILEEAGSSMDKIVSVTVVLAEEEDFAGMNEEWLRWFPVNPPARQGAKLPARIPGLKVSIAAVAEA is encoded by the coding sequence ATGCCAAGACAAATCGTATTTACTCCGAAGGCCGCAAAGCCGCCAGCGACCTACAGTCAGGCAGTCAAGGCTGCCGGGTTGGTCTTCGTATCGGGTACGGCACCGCATGATCCCGCGACAGGGACGATCAAGGGCACGACCATTCAGGAGCAAACCCGGCAATGCCTTGAGAACATCTCCGCAATTCTTGAGGAGGCAGGCAGTTCCATGGACAAGATCGTCAGTGTGACGGTCGTACTGGCTGAGGAAGAAGACTTCGCGGGGATGAATGAGGAGTGGCTCAGATGGTTTCCCGTTAATCCGCCTGCTCGGCAAGGAGCCAAACTTCCAGCCAGGATTCCAGGACTCAAGGTATCGATTGCGGCGGTCGCCGAAGCCTGA
- a CDS encoding glycoside hydrolase family 1 protein — protein sequence MASSLAAAAGATLAGKTSLAAGQIAAPVPGAIAESVIKQARFPDGFLWGTASASYQNEGAWKEDGKGESIWDRFTHTPGKVRGGVTGDVSCDQYHLYPQDIALAKSLNVKSHRFSISWPRIQPSGIGAPNMKGIDHYSRFVDTLLAAGIRPWCTMYHWDLPQALEDKGGWPNRDLAGYFADYAGILGKHLGDRITTWAPFNMPWAVAFMSYAAGAFPPQRTSFTDYLKAAHTLALAQAEANRVVKAASPKATVGSAFEMAPSYPKTNSPEDHAAADRYHNMNNVFFLEATMKGRYPNAFVGEPPLEQMGFKPGDEKLLLAPLDWIGFHFYGRRLVSDASKEIFASGGAFSGTEIESNTPGGRDPYTRFRAGMPTEGPLTESGIEIWPRGIYDLVTRITKEYDHPFLEITESGCGYLDSPNEQGRVPDTRRIDWYRQVLAELSRAIADGAKVRAYHAWTLLDNFQWGEGYTERYGLIYTDFRSQKRTIKDSGHWYAKVAASNRLDV from the coding sequence ATGGCTTCTTCGTTAGCGGCAGCGGCAGGTGCCACTCTTGCAGGAAAGACTTCATTAGCGGCTGGACAAATTGCCGCTCCTGTGCCGGGTGCGATCGCGGAATCAGTCATCAAGCAGGCGCGTTTTCCCGATGGCTTTCTGTGGGGAACTGCCAGCGCCTCTTATCAAAACGAAGGCGCATGGAAGGAAGACGGCAAGGGCGAATCCATCTGGGACCGTTTCACCCACACTCCTGGCAAAGTGCGCGGCGGCGTAACCGGCGATGTCTCCTGCGATCAGTACCACCTCTACCCGCAGGACATCGCCCTCGCGAAGAGCCTCAACGTCAAGAGTCATCGCTTCTCTATCTCCTGGCCGCGCATCCAGCCGAGCGGCATCGGTGCGCCCAACATGAAGGGCATCGACCACTACAGCCGCTTCGTCGACACGCTGCTGGCAGCGGGCATCCGCCCCTGGTGCACGATGTACCACTGGGACCTGCCGCAGGCGCTCGAAGACAAGGGCGGCTGGCCGAACCGCGATCTCGCTGGATACTTCGCGGACTACGCCGGCATTCTCGGCAAACATCTCGGCGATCGCATCACCACCTGGGCTCCCTTCAACATGCCCTGGGCCGTCGCCTTCATGTCCTACGCCGCCGGTGCCTTCCCGCCCCAGCGCACTAGTTTTACGGACTACCTCAAAGCCGCGCACACCCTCGCCCTCGCCCAAGCGGAAGCCAACCGGGTTGTGAAGGCAGCCTCGCCCAAAGCCACAGTCGGAAGCGCCTTCGAGATGGCCCCATCCTACCCCAAGACGAACTCGCCGGAAGACCACGCCGCCGCTGACCGTTACCACAACATGAACAACGTCTTCTTCCTCGAAGCGACCATGAAGGGCCGCTACCCCAACGCCTTCGTCGGCGAGCCGCCGCTCGAGCAGATGGGCTTCAAACCCGGCGACGAGAAGCTCCTCCTCGCCCCGCTCGACTGGATCGGCTTCCACTTCTACGGCCGCCGCCTCGTCTCCGACGCCAGCAAGGAGATCTTCGCCAGCGGCGGGGCCTTCTCCGGCACCGAGATCGAAAGCAACACCCCCGGTGGTCGCGACCCTTACACTCGCTTCCGCGCCGGCATGCCCACCGAAGGCCCGCTCACCGAGTCCGGCATCGAGATCTGGCCGCGTGGCATCTACGACCTCGTCACCCGCATCACGAAGGAGTACGACCACCCATTCCTCGAGATCACCGAGAGCGGCTGCGGCTATCTCGACTCCCCAAACGAACAAGGCCGCGTCCCCGACACCCGCCGCATCGACTGGTACCGCCAAGTCCTCGCGGAACTCTCCCGCGCCATCGCCGACGGAGCCAAAGTCCGCGCCTACCACGCCTGGACGCTGCTCGATAACTTCCAATGGGGCGAGGGCTACACCGAACGCTACGGACTCATCTACACCGACTTCCGCAGCCAGAAGCGGACGATAAAGGACTCCGGCCACTGGTATGCGAAGGTTGCTGCTTCTAACCGCCTCGACGTGTAA
- a CDS encoding arginine--tRNA ligase, with product MYRIVQQQLLARIQAILLEKYDVTLAQLAVEQPPQIAMGELALPVAFELAKRLRKAPRAIATELATELSAANLEGIASVEIAGAGYLNVKLDRAAAVRKIASDVHANVGGPGFRLVEHTSINPNKAAHIGHLRNAILGDTFQRLLRPDSYKTGYEVGVQNYIDNTGVQVADVVVGLVHLEGKTLLGVRELLTELMESNTLIDYYCWGLYARVSQWYTADSEQLAARKQIRLDTLHALEEGNNETAEIADLIATAVLRRHLETMERLSIEYDFLPRESEILSLHFWDAARELMLAKGVLYLETEGKNKGCLVMKRAGSSDEEVTGPDEDAKVIVRSNGTVTYVGKDIAYHLWKFGLLPGKDFGYVRFHEYPSHCCWISTAGASDEGAPTFGKADAIYNVIDSRQNDPQNNVIAALRGMGYTEAADRYTHFSYEMVALTPRCAMDLGYTVSEEDQKKSYLEVSGRKGFGVKADDLLDKLIAAAKAQVDVRNPELTEAERLSISTQIAVGALRYFMLRFTRNTVIAFDFKDALSFEGETGPYIQYAIVRAANILRKSDTTEESALAAIADLDLSVLSTEEGTVMWETWLACSKLTLLLEQCIATAEPAYLAKYAFQLAQQFNNFYHRHHVLNETDAAKKALLLATAAVAKREMVRALGYLGIEAPPVM from the coding sequence ATGTATCGCATCGTTCAGCAGCAGCTTCTGGCCCGCATTCAGGCCATTCTTCTTGAAAAGTACGACGTAACCCTGGCGCAGCTTGCGGTGGAACAGCCGCCGCAGATCGCGATGGGCGAGCTTGCCCTGCCCGTAGCGTTCGAGCTGGCGAAGCGTCTGCGCAAGGCTCCCCGAGCGATTGCCACCGAGCTTGCAACAGAGCTGAGCGCGGCTAATCTCGAAGGGATTGCCAGTGTAGAGATCGCTGGCGCTGGCTATCTGAATGTGAAGCTCGACCGCGCTGCTGCCGTGCGCAAGATCGCGAGCGATGTCCACGCGAACGTCGGCGGCCCTGGCTTCCGGCTGGTGGAGCATACGAGCATCAACCCGAACAAAGCGGCCCACATTGGGCACCTGCGGAACGCGATTCTTGGCGACACGTTTCAGCGGTTACTGCGGCCTGACTCATATAAGACTGGCTACGAAGTCGGCGTGCAGAACTACATCGACAACACCGGCGTGCAGGTGGCCGATGTCGTTGTCGGCCTCGTGCATCTTGAAGGCAAGACCCTTCTCGGCGTCCGCGAACTTCTGACAGAGTTGATGGAGTCCAACACGCTGATCGATTATTACTGCTGGGGCCTGTATGCCCGCGTCTCGCAGTGGTACACAGCCGATTCGGAGCAGCTCGCCGCCCGCAAGCAGATCCGCCTGGACACACTGCATGCGCTTGAAGAAGGGAATAACGAGACAGCGGAGATCGCCGACCTCATCGCAACCGCCGTGCTGCGTCGTCACCTCGAAACCATGGAGCGACTCAGCATCGAGTACGACTTCCTTCCCCGCGAGAGCGAGATCCTCTCGCTGCACTTCTGGGATGCTGCTCGCGAGTTGATGCTGGCCAAGGGCGTGCTTTACCTAGAGACCGAGGGCAAGAACAAGGGCTGCCTGGTGATGAAGCGCGCGGGGTCTTCAGACGAAGAAGTGACCGGCCCAGATGAAGACGCGAAGGTGATCGTGCGCTCGAACGGCACCGTCACATACGTGGGCAAGGACATCGCGTACCACCTCTGGAAGTTTGGCCTCCTGCCTGGCAAGGACTTTGGCTATGTGCGCTTCCACGAGTACCCAAGCCACTGCTGCTGGATATCTACGGCAGGTGCGAGTGATGAAGGCGCACCGACCTTCGGCAAGGCCGACGCAATCTATAACGTGATCGACTCGCGCCAGAACGATCCGCAAAACAATGTCATCGCGGCGTTGCGCGGCATGGGATACACCGAAGCTGCCGACCGGTATACGCACTTCAGCTACGAGATGGTGGCGCTGACGCCGCGCTGCGCGATGGATCTCGGCTACACGGTGAGCGAGGAAGACCAGAAGAAGTCGTACCTCGAGGTAAGCGGTCGCAAGGGCTTCGGCGTGAAAGCCGACGATCTGCTGGACAAGCTGATCGCGGCTGCTAAAGCGCAAGTCGACGTCCGCAATCCCGAACTGACCGAGGCCGAACGGCTGTCGATCTCCACGCAGATCGCCGTCGGAGCGTTGCGCTACTTCATGCTCCGCTTCACACGGAACACGGTCATTGCGTTTGACTTCAAAGACGCACTGAGCTTCGAGGGCGAGACCGGGCCTTACATTCAATACGCCATCGTTCGTGCCGCGAATATCCTCCGCAAGTCCGACACCACAGAGGAGTCTGCGCTGGCTGCGATCGCCGATCTTGATCTCTCTGTGCTCTCGACCGAAGAGGGAACTGTGATGTGGGAGACATGGCTCGCGTGCTCCAAACTCACTCTTCTGCTGGAGCAGTGCATTGCGACGGCGGAGCCAGCGTATCTCGCGAAGTACGCCTTCCAACTCGCGCAGCAGTTCAACAACTTCTACCACCGTCACCATGTGTTGAACGAAACCGACGCTGCGAAGAAGGCTCTACTGCTGGCGACGGCCGCGGTTGCAAAGCGTGAGATGGTGCGCGCGCTGGGATACCTGGGCATCGAAGCCCCACCAGTCATGTAG
- a CDS encoding lysylphosphatidylglycerol synthase transmembrane domain-containing protein translates to MSEVNVAAPKASASKGRNLLKTLPGLLISAGFLWYTFSKISFSDLRAVRMVAPVWVLGVLAFTLASYTLRCVRWTRMMRSTGAKFGVCARVLMTSLAANNILPLRIGDIMRVFTYAGDLGASPSVILSTVILEKLLDIFILVLLFTVTMGADASPHSKALAKTLLAISTVGLLVLIVGARTLKGPLERFFAKHSSNAKIAKLEHFIMLAIDCLVEIGIPGSVLLLVQSAIIWTCEGMIFVSAAKLIGLVSDKIGPWAAVSVANLSYLIPSSPGAIGTLDLAVTTDLELHGAVAAQAAPFALLVHAWLLISVTGAGGLIFLIHRARRPEHKPLIEEIETLPTELP, encoded by the coding sequence ATGAGCGAAGTCAACGTCGCCGCCCCGAAGGCAAGTGCGAGCAAGGGCCGCAATCTGCTGAAGACCCTTCCGGGACTTCTAATCAGCGCGGGCTTCCTCTGGTACACCTTCAGCAAGATCAGCTTCTCCGATCTGCGCGCGGTGCGCATGGTCGCGCCGGTGTGGGTGCTCGGCGTGCTGGCGTTTACGCTGGCCAGCTACACGCTCCGTTGTGTTCGATGGACGCGGATGATGCGCAGCACGGGCGCGAAGTTCGGCGTCTGCGCGCGGGTGCTGATGACCTCGCTGGCGGCGAACAATATCCTGCCGCTGCGCATCGGCGATATCATGCGGGTCTTCACCTACGCGGGAGATCTTGGCGCGTCGCCGTCTGTCATTCTCAGCACGGTCATCCTCGAGAAACTTCTCGACATCTTCATCCTCGTTCTTTTGTTCACGGTGACGATGGGCGCCGACGCCTCGCCGCACTCGAAGGCTTTGGCGAAGACGCTGCTTGCCATCTCGACAGTCGGACTACTCGTCCTGATTGTCGGTGCCCGGACGTTGAAGGGGCCGCTGGAGCGTTTCTTCGCCAAGCATTCCAGCAACGCAAAGATCGCCAAACTGGAGCACTTCATCATGCTGGCGATCGACTGTTTGGTGGAGATAGGCATTCCGGGATCGGTCCTGCTGCTCGTGCAGTCAGCGATCATCTGGACCTGCGAGGGCATGATCTTTGTTTCGGCGGCGAAGCTGATCGGCCTTGTCTCAGACAAGATTGGCCCGTGGGCCGCGGTCTCGGTGGCGAATCTTTCGTACCTGATTCCTAGCTCCCCAGGCGCGATTGGAACACTCGACCTTGCCGTGACGACTGACCTGGAGCTGCACGGAGCCGTGGCCGCTCAGGCCGCGCCGTTTGCTCTTCTGGTCCATGCGTGGCTGCTGATCTCGGTGACCGGCGCAGGCGGCCTTATCTTCCTCATTCATCGCGCGCGGCGACCGGAGCATAAGCCGCTGATCGAAGAGATTGAGACATTGCCGACCGAGCTACCGTAG